From Streptomyces sp. NBC_00370, a single genomic window includes:
- a CDS encoding rhodanese-like domain-containing protein — MTKTQFTPLTPPASTVTATPPADPAAALAHFAARLSFEADVSDVHADLEARAPGLVVVDSRGTEAWDQGHLPGAVHLPTAEIAARAADVVPAGAVVVTYCWGPGCNGATRAALAFARLGIPVKEMIGGYEYWVREGFAVRTADGVERRPVDELTAPRGAISCGC, encoded by the coding sequence ATGACGAAGACACAGTTCACCCCGCTCACCCCGCCCGCCTCAACGGTCACCGCCACCCCGCCCGCCGACCCCGCCGCCGCGCTCGCGCACTTCGCCGCCCGGCTGTCCTTCGAGGCCGACGTCAGCGACGTCCACGCCGACCTGGAGGCCCGTGCCCCCGGCCTGGTCGTCGTCGACTCCCGCGGCACCGAGGCCTGGGACCAGGGCCATCTGCCCGGCGCCGTCCATCTGCCCACCGCCGAGATCGCCGCACGCGCCGCCGACGTCGTGCCGGCGGGCGCCGTCGTCGTGACGTACTGCTGGGGCCCCGGCTGCAACGGCGCCACCCGCGCCGCGCTGGCCTTCGCCCGGCTCGGCATACCGGTCAAGGAGATGATCGGCGGCTACGAGTACTGGGTGCGCGAGGGCTTCGCCGTCCGGACCGCCGACGGTGTCGAGCGGCGGCCGGTGGACGAGCTGACCGCGCCGCGCGGCGCGATCTCCTGCGGCTGCTGA
- a CDS encoding tryptophan 2,3-dioxygenase family protein, translating into MPHDPTPQDPETPNLDFAGTTPYEDYVQADTLTHLQHLLSDDPGEMVFLVTTQVMELWFTVIVHEWETASRALREDRTQVAVDAFKRSVRELEALNASWKPLGQLTPAQFNSYRSSLGEGSGFQSAMYRRMEFLLGDKSAAMLVPHRGAPRVHAELEKALHEPSVYDEVLGLLARRGLPVPAAVLDRDLSLKYVPSPEVEAIWAGVYADPDQHSELIRLGEALTDVGELVWRWRNDHLVATRRAMGSKTGTGGSAGVAWLEKRATKNVFPELWTARSHV; encoded by the coding sequence ATGCCGCACGACCCGACGCCGCAGGACCCCGAGACCCCCAATCTGGACTTCGCGGGCACCACGCCGTACGAGGACTACGTCCAGGCGGACACCCTCACCCATCTCCAGCATCTGCTCTCCGACGACCCCGGTGAGATGGTCTTCCTCGTCACCACCCAGGTCATGGAGCTGTGGTTCACGGTCATCGTCCACGAGTGGGAGACCGCCTCGCGCGCGCTGCGCGAGGACCGTACGCAGGTCGCGGTCGACGCCTTCAAGCGCTCCGTGCGCGAGCTGGAGGCGCTGAACGCCTCGTGGAAGCCGCTCGGCCAGCTGACGCCCGCTCAGTTCAACTCGTACCGCAGCTCGTTGGGCGAGGGTTCCGGCTTCCAGTCGGCGATGTACCGGCGGATGGAGTTCCTGCTCGGCGACAAGTCGGCGGCCATGCTCGTACCGCACCGGGGCGCGCCGCGCGTGCACGCCGAGTTGGAGAAGGCGCTGCACGAACCGAGCGTGTACGACGAGGTGTTGGGGCTGCTCGCCCGGCGCGGGCTGCCCGTGCCCGCCGCTGTCCTCGACCGCGACCTGTCGCTCAAGTACGTGCCGTCGCCCGAGGTCGAGGCGATCTGGGCCGGTGTGTACGCCGACCCGGACCAGCATTCCGAGCTGATCAGACTGGGAGAGGCGTTGACGGACGTCGGTGAGCTGGTGTGGCGATGGCGCAACGACCATCTGGTGGCGACCCGCCGCGCGATGGGCTCCAAGACCGGCACCGGCGGCTCCGCCGGGGTGGCCTGGCTGGAGAAGCGCGCCACGAAGAACGTCTTCCCCGAGCTGTGGACGGCGCGCAGCCATGTCTGA
- a CDS encoding DUF3151 domain-containing protein, with amino-acid sequence MAIHKDLLGGPPPTELPDDPEPRELLANGTSPADVAAKYPTSSLAWARLADDAFEGGRVVESYAYARTGYHRGLDALRRAGWKGHGPVPWEHEPNRGFLRALHALARAAQAIGEQEEYERCATFLRDSSPAAADTLG; translated from the coding sequence ATGGCCATTCACAAAGACCTCCTGGGGGGACCGCCCCCCACCGAGCTGCCCGACGACCCCGAGCCGCGCGAACTGCTCGCGAACGGGACGTCGCCCGCCGACGTCGCGGCGAAGTACCCGACCTCATCACTGGCCTGGGCACGGCTCGCCGACGACGCGTTCGAGGGCGGCCGGGTCGTCGAGTCGTACGCGTACGCGCGGACCGGCTACCACCGCGGGCTCGACGCGCTGCGCAGGGCCGGCTGGAAGGGCCACGGCCCGGTGCCGTGGGAGCACGAGCCGAACCGCGGCTTCCTGCGCGCCCTGCACGCGCTCGCGCGCGCCGCACAGGCGATCGGCGAGCAGGAGGAGTACGAGCGCTGCGCGACGTTCCTGCGCGACTCGTCGCCCGCCGCCGCCGACACCCTGGGCTGA
- a CDS encoding DUF3152 domain-containing protein, whose amino-acid sequence MGNESGAGNESRTGRWRVVRRPQAVRCGLLALLCLLVVTMCGGAHAALPGGGQQPVFVTARSDGAPVGSGPLRRYSVEVEKGAGISAETAAADIQRILADPRSWAAHGRGTFQLVSSRADFTIRIATPAGADRLCLAQGLDTGGELNCETTDGVVVNLRRWTQGSPTFDGPPAEYRHLIINHEVGHEIGIRHHLGCAGPGKLAPVMMQQIKGLDGCRANAWPYDDYGTYITGPAR is encoded by the coding sequence ATGGGGAACGAGTCGGGGGCGGGGAACGAGTCCCGGACAGGCCGGTGGCGCGTGGTGCGCCGCCCGCAGGCCGTCCGCTGCGGGCTGCTCGCCCTGCTGTGCCTGCTCGTCGTCACCATGTGCGGCGGGGCGCATGCCGCGCTGCCGGGCGGCGGACAGCAGCCGGTCTTCGTCACCGCGCGGTCGGACGGCGCCCCGGTCGGCTCAGGCCCGCTGCGCCGCTACTCCGTCGAGGTCGAGAAGGGCGCCGGGATATCCGCCGAGACCGCGGCGGCCGACATCCAGCGCATCCTCGCCGACCCGCGCAGCTGGGCCGCGCACGGCCGGGGCACCTTCCAGCTGGTCTCCTCGCGGGCCGACTTCACCATCAGGATCGCCACCCCGGCCGGCGCCGACCGGCTCTGTCTCGCCCAGGGCCTGGACACCGGCGGCGAGCTGAACTGTGAGACGACGGACGGTGTCGTGGTGAATCTGCGGCGCTGGACGCAGGGCTCGCCGACCTTCGACGGGCCGCCCGCCGAGTACCGCCACCTGATCATCAACCACGAGGTCGGCCACGAGATCGGCATCCGCCACCACCTGGGCTGCGCGGGCCCCGGCAAGCTCGCGCCGGTGATGATGCAGCAGATCAAGGGCCTCGACGGATGCCGCGCCAATGCCTGGCCCTACGACGACTACGGCACGTACATCACAGGTCCGGCGCGCTGA
- a CDS encoding MalY/PatB family protein: MGYDFDTPVDRHGTWCVQWDGVAERFGVDGLLPFTISDMDFRSPPEVLDALQRRVAHGVFGYTDWRNEDFLSAIAHWSKTRYGTDIAADGAVATSRVVYAPSVLNQLSQLLRMWTGPGDGVVVHTPTYDGFRKALTGLGRELRGVPVGDTAALERQLAHPDSKILLLCSPHNPTGRVWTEAELTLFAELAAAHGVAVVSDEIHADFVHPDFAPPGTRHLPWTRFGSGRWALITAATKSFNFAALSGSYGIIGDPDDHAAFLSRMYTGEGLASPAVLSLTAHIAAYREGAPWLDALNAYVEDNLRMVAERLNAAFPELDWRPPQAGYLAWLDLRPLGIDDDALQRELIEQQKVAIMPGSVYGCDGFLRFNVGCPRAKAEQGMDALVRALRRLRP, translated from the coding sequence ATGGGCTACGACTTCGACACCCCCGTCGACCGGCACGGCACCTGGTGTGTCCAGTGGGACGGCGTCGCCGAGCGGTTCGGTGTGGACGGGCTGCTGCCGTTCACCATCTCCGACATGGACTTCCGGTCACCGCCCGAGGTGCTCGACGCGTTGCAGCGCCGCGTCGCCCACGGGGTGTTCGGCTACACGGACTGGCGCAACGAGGACTTCCTGTCCGCGATCGCGCACTGGTCGAAGACCCGGTACGGCACCGACATCGCCGCCGACGGCGCCGTCGCGACCAGCCGCGTGGTGTACGCGCCGTCCGTGCTCAACCAGCTCTCGCAGCTGCTGCGGATGTGGACCGGGCCGGGGGACGGGGTCGTCGTCCACACCCCCACCTACGACGGTTTCCGCAAGGCGCTGACCGGGCTCGGCCGCGAGCTGCGCGGCGTACCCGTCGGTGACACGGCCGCCCTGGAGCGGCAACTCGCCCACCCCGACAGCAAGATCCTGCTGCTCTGTTCGCCGCACAACCCCACCGGGCGGGTGTGGACGGAGGCCGAGCTGACGCTGTTCGCCGAGCTGGCGGCGGCGCACGGCGTAGCCGTCGTCAGCGACGAGATCCACGCCGACTTCGTCCACCCGGACTTCGCACCGCCCGGCACCCGGCATCTGCCGTGGACCCGGTTCGGCAGCGGCCGGTGGGCGCTGATCACGGCCGCCACGAAGTCGTTCAACTTCGCCGCGCTGAGCGGCTCGTACGGCATCATCGGCGACCCCGACGACCACGCGGCCTTCCTCAGCCGTATGTACACCGGCGAGGGGCTGGCCTCGCCTGCCGTCCTCTCCCTGACCGCGCACATCGCCGCGTACCGCGAGGGCGCGCCCTGGCTGGACGCGCTCAACGCGTACGTCGAGGACAACCTGCGGATGGTCGCCGAGCGGCTGAACGCGGCCTTCCCCGAGCTGGACTGGCGGCCGCCGCAGGCCGGCTATCTCGCCTGGCTGGACCTGCGGCCCCTGGGCATCGACGACGACGCGCTCCAGCGGGAGCTGATCGAGCAGCAGAAGGTCGCGATCATGCCGGGCTCGGTCTACGGCTGCGACGGCTTCCTGCGGTTCAACGTGGGCTGTCCGCGCGCCAAGGCGGAGCAGGGCATGGACGCCCTCGTCAGGGCCCTGCGGCGGCTCCGGCCCTGA
- a CDS encoding aldose epimerase family protein, with the protein MSSEESIRLTAGDAELTIDPANGCRISGLRVGGTELLRQGERFGCFPMVPWCGRIGNGQFRNGGVTHQMPLNSPPHAIHGTGRDTAWRTERQDASGAVCTYELAEPWPYSGKVTQTFQLTDDSLTLGMGVETYDTSFPAQAGWHPWFLRDLGDGGEKVRLDFTAAWQEERGADHLPTGRRIDPRPGPWDDCFGFPDGVDVTLTWPGRLELKVTSREEWAVLYDEQDEAVCVEAQTGPPNGLNTLPRLVTPVEPLEITATWSWRRL; encoded by the coding sequence GTGAGCAGCGAAGAGAGCATCCGGCTGACGGCGGGCGACGCCGAGTTGACCATCGATCCGGCCAACGGCTGCCGCATCAGCGGCCTGCGGGTCGGCGGCACCGAACTGCTGCGCCAAGGCGAGCGGTTCGGCTGCTTCCCGATGGTGCCCTGGTGCGGGCGGATCGGGAACGGCCAGTTCCGCAACGGCGGGGTGACCCACCAGATGCCGCTGAACTCGCCGCCGCACGCCATTCACGGCACCGGACGCGACACCGCCTGGCGCACCGAGCGGCAGGACGCGAGCGGGGCGGTCTGCACGTACGAGCTGGCGGAGCCCTGGCCGTACAGCGGCAAGGTCACCCAGACCTTCCAGCTCACCGACGACTCCCTCACGCTCGGCATGGGCGTGGAGACGTACGACACGTCGTTCCCCGCCCAGGCCGGCTGGCACCCCTGGTTCCTGCGTGACCTCGGTGACGGGGGCGAGAAGGTGCGGCTCGACTTCACCGCCGCCTGGCAGGAGGAGCGCGGCGCCGACCATCTGCCCACGGGCCGCCGGATCGACCCGCGCCCGGGCCCGTGGGACGACTGCTTCGGATTCCCCGACGGCGTCGATGTCACGCTCACCTGGCCGGGCCGGCTGGAGCTGAAGGTGACCAGCCGCGAGGAGTGGGCCGTCCTCTACGACGAGCAGGACGAGGCCGTCTGTGTGGAGGCCCAGACCGGGCCGCCGAACGGGCTCAACACGCTGCCCCGGCTGGTCACCCCCGTCGAGCCGCTGGAGATCACCGCGACCTGGAGCTGGCGCCGCCTCTGA
- a CDS encoding MFS transporter: MDIRLSSAKGRWVILTTVLGSSMALLDSTVVNVALPHIGDDLHADLPALQWTVNAYMLTLAGLILLGGSLGDRYGRRRVFVFGIVWFALGSLLCGLAPNVGVLIVARALQGIGGALLTPGSLALIQASFHPDDRARAVGVWSGLGGVGAAIGPFVGGWLVDGPGWRWVFLINLPLAALCVPVALRHVPESRDPAHHGRFDMGGAVLAAAALGLVTYSLIAKVWWSGVLGVLVGAVFVLVEKRRPDPMLPLGIFKSRQFTAVNLVTLCVYAAFGGFFFLVTLQLQVVVGYSALGAGTALLPTTVLMLLFSARSGQLASKIGPRIPLTVGPLLCATGMLLMLRVGEHASYIADVLPALVVQGVGMVTLVAPLTATVLASVETGRAGLASGVNNAAARAAGLIAVAALPLLAGMGPEAYHSAKEFGDTFRRAMPICAGVLVVGAVIAFSTVRTRLLEPDEPHGRSEPECRIHCGVAGPPLEPVRQPRATGGPGRESVPDL; encoded by the coding sequence ATGGATATCCGCCTGTCATCGGCCAAGGGCCGTTGGGTCATCCTCACGACGGTGCTCGGCTCCAGCATGGCCCTGCTGGACTCCACCGTCGTCAATGTCGCGCTGCCGCACATCGGTGACGACCTGCACGCCGATCTGCCGGCGCTGCAGTGGACCGTCAACGCCTACATGCTCACGCTGGCCGGGCTCATCCTGCTCGGCGGCTCGCTCGGTGACCGCTACGGGCGCCGCCGGGTGTTCGTGTTCGGCATCGTCTGGTTCGCGCTCGGCTCGCTGCTGTGCGGCCTCGCGCCGAACGTGGGCGTGCTGATCGTCGCGCGCGCCCTCCAGGGCATCGGCGGCGCGCTGCTCACTCCAGGGTCCCTCGCGCTGATCCAGGCGAGCTTCCACCCCGACGACCGGGCGCGGGCCGTCGGCGTCTGGTCGGGGCTCGGCGGTGTCGGCGCGGCCATCGGGCCCTTCGTCGGCGGGTGGCTGGTCGACGGGCCCGGCTGGCGCTGGGTGTTCCTGATCAATCTGCCGCTGGCCGCCCTGTGCGTGCCGGTCGCGCTGCGGCACGTACCGGAGTCCCGGGACCCGGCGCACCACGGCCGGTTCGACATGGGCGGCGCGGTGCTCGCCGCTGCGGCGCTCGGGCTCGTCACCTACTCGCTGATCGCGAAGGTCTGGTGGTCGGGGGTGCTGGGCGTGCTGGTCGGTGCGGTCTTCGTACTGGTCGAGAAGCGCCGGCCGGACCCCATGCTGCCGCTCGGCATCTTCAAGTCGCGCCAGTTCACCGCGGTGAACCTGGTGACGCTGTGCGTGTACGCGGCGTTCGGCGGGTTCTTCTTCCTCGTCACGCTCCAGCTCCAGGTCGTCGTGGGCTACTCGGCGCTCGGCGCCGGTACGGCGCTGCTGCCGACGACCGTGCTGATGCTGCTGTTCTCGGCGCGTTCCGGGCAGCTCGCTTCGAAGATCGGGCCGCGTATCCCCCTGACGGTCGGTCCTTTGCTGTGCGCCACCGGCATGCTGCTGATGCTGCGTGTCGGCGAGCACGCCTCGTACATCGCGGACGTCCTGCCCGCGCTGGTGGTGCAGGGCGTCGGCATGGTGACCCTGGTCGCGCCGCTGACGGCGACGGTCCTCGCGTCCGTGGAGACCGGCAGGGCCGGTCTTGCCAGTGGCGTCAACAACGCGGCCGCCCGCGCGGCGGGTCTGATCGCGGTGGCGGCGCTGCCGCTGCTGGCGGGCATGGGCCCCGAGGCGTACCACTCGGCGAAGGAGTTCGGGGACACGTTCCGCCGGGCGATGCCGATCTGCGCCGGGGTGCTGGTGGTGGGCGCGGTGATCGCGTTCTCGACGGTACGTACGCGGCTGCTCGAACCCGACGAGCCGCACGGGCGCAGCGAGCCGGAGTGCCGGATCCACTGCGGGGTCGCGGGGCCGCCGCTCGAACCGGTGCGGCAGCCGCGGGCAACCGGCGGACCTGGCCGCGAATCGGTCCCGGACCTGTGA
- a CDS encoding alpha/beta hydrolase has protein sequence MPDPAGRDPVALDVAESESLFSHPAVLPDASAAYGEHPDQVIDFYAPRGGQERVPLVVVLHGGAWRSPYDRAHLSPFADFLARRGFAVANVEYRRGSGLPHQDTEAPVAGRWPETFDDVAAALDALPALVGAALPQADVRRTVLTGHSAGGHLALWAAARHVLPEGSPWRLPAPPPLRGVVALAPIADLTSAVDLDVCGGAIGQLLGDGPEFKRRKESADPAALLPTGIATAVVHGREDITVPSAVSDAFVAAAAGAGEMVGLTLLDGVGHFPLIDPAADACAVVAEELAQLAW, from the coding sequence ATGCCGGATCCAGCGGGGCGCGATCCCGTCGCTCTCGACGTCGCCGAGAGCGAGTCGCTCTTCTCGCATCCGGCCGTCCTGCCCGATGCGAGCGCCGCGTACGGCGAGCACCCCGATCAGGTGATCGACTTCTACGCGCCGCGCGGCGGCCAGGAGCGGGTGCCGCTCGTCGTCGTGCTGCACGGCGGCGCCTGGCGCTCGCCGTACGACCGGGCGCACCTGTCGCCGTTCGCCGACTTCCTCGCGCGGCGCGGTTTCGCCGTCGCCAACGTGGAGTACCGGCGCGGCTCGGGGCTGCCGCACCAGGACACCGAGGCGCCGGTCGCCGGCCGTTGGCCGGAGACGTTCGACGACGTGGCGGCGGCGCTGGACGCGCTGCCCGCGCTCGTCGGCGCCGCCCTGCCGCAGGCCGACGTGCGGCGGACCGTGCTGACCGGGCACTCCGCCGGCGGCCACCTCGCGCTGTGGGCCGCCGCCCGGCACGTACTGCCCGAGGGCTCGCCCTGGCGGCTGCCCGCGCCGCCGCCGCTGCGCGGGGTCGTCGCGCTGGCCCCGATCGCGGATCTGACGAGCGCCGTCGACCTCGATGTGTGCGGCGGTGCGATCGGGCAACTGCTCGGTGACGGGCCGGAGTTCAAGCGGCGTAAGGAGAGCGCGGACCCGGCGGCCCTGCTGCCCACCGGGATCGCCACCGCCGTGGTGCACGGCCGGGAGGACATCACCGTGCCGTCGGCCGTGTCCGACGCGTTCGTGGCGGCCGCGGCGGGCGCGGGGGAGATGGTCGGCTTGACCCTGCTCGACGGCGTCGGTCACTTCCCGCTGATCGACCCGGCGGCCGACGCGTGCGCCGTGGTCGCGGAGGAGCTGGCGCAGCTCGCGTGGTGA
- the kynU gene encoding kynureninase → MSDPRAAVPAVPATPTVPALAARAAELDAADELASCRKLFALEPDAVYLDGNSLGALPRNVPERVQDVITRQWGELRIRSWDESGWWTAPERIGDRIAPLVGAGQGRIVVGDSTSVNVFKALMGAVRLLDPADPARDEIVVDATTFPTDGYIARSVARMTGMPLVPVDPAELPGSLGPRTAVVLVNHVDFRTGRLHDLPGLTAAVHEAGGLAVWDLCHSAGALPVGLDEHGVDLAVGCTYKFLNGGPGSPAFLYVAERHQERFDSPLPGWNSHADPFAMAQDFTAAEGAVRGRVGTPDILSMLALEAALDVWDGVSIDAVRAKSLALTDFFLECVTAYAPAGRVSSTTPAAHAERGSQVALRCAEAPAVMAALIERGVVGDLRRPDVLRFGFTPLYVGFADAERAARTLGEVLREIPAAG, encoded by the coding sequence ATGTCTGACCCCCGCGCGGCCGTACCGGCCGTCCCTGCCACTCCGACCGTCCCCGCCCTCGCGGCGCGCGCCGCCGAACTCGACGCCGCCGACGAACTGGCCTCCTGCCGCAAGCTGTTCGCCCTCGAACCGGACGCGGTCTACCTCGACGGCAACTCCCTCGGCGCGCTGCCGAGGAACGTCCCCGAACGCGTCCAGGACGTCATCACCCGCCAGTGGGGCGAGCTGCGCATCCGCTCCTGGGACGAGAGCGGCTGGTGGACGGCGCCCGAGCGGATCGGCGACCGTATCGCGCCGCTCGTCGGCGCGGGACAGGGCCGGATCGTGGTCGGTGACTCGACCAGTGTGAACGTCTTCAAGGCGCTGATGGGCGCCGTACGGCTGCTCGACCCCGCCGACCCGGCGCGGGACGAGATCGTCGTGGACGCCACGACCTTCCCCACCGACGGCTACATCGCGCGCTCGGTCGCGCGGATGACCGGCATGCCGCTCGTCCCCGTCGACCCGGCCGAACTGCCCGGCTCGCTCGGCCCCCGTACGGCCGTCGTCCTGGTCAACCACGTCGACTTCCGCACCGGCCGGCTGCACGACTTGCCGGGACTCACCGCCGCCGTCCACGAAGCGGGCGGCCTCGCCGTCTGGGACCTGTGCCACAGCGCGGGCGCGCTGCCGGTCGGCCTCGACGAGCACGGCGTGGACCTCGCGGTCGGCTGCACGTACAAGTTCCTCAACGGCGGACCCGGTTCGCCCGCCTTCCTGTACGTCGCCGAGCGCCACCAGGAGCGGTTCGACTCGCCGCTGCCCGGCTGGAACTCGCACGCGGACCCGTTCGCGATGGCGCAGGACTTCACGGCCGCCGAAGGCGCCGTACGGGGCCGGGTCGGCACGCCCGACATCCTGTCCATGCTGGCGCTCGAAGCGGCGCTGGACGTGTGGGACGGGGTGAGCATCGACGCCGTACGGGCCAAGAGCCTGGCGCTGACGGACTTCTTCCTGGAGTGCGTGACGGCGTACGCCCCTGCGGGCAGGGTCAGTTCGACGACCCCGGCCGCGCACGCGGAGCGCGGCAGCCAGGTCGCGCTGCGCTGCGCCGAGGCGCCTGCCGTGATGGCGGCGCTCATCGAGCGCGGTGTGGTGGGCGATCTGCGCAGGCCGGACGTGCTGCGGTTCGGCTTCACCCCGCTGTACGTGGGGTTCGCGGACGCGGAGCGCGCGGCGCGGACGCTGGGCGAGGTGCTGCGGGAGATCCCGGCGGCGGGTTAG
- the pyrE gene encoding orotate phosphoribosyltransferase, whose translation MTDVRAELLQLIKDIAVVHGKVTLSSGLEADWYIDLRRITLDGHAAPLVGQVMLDATAELDFDCVGGLTLGADPVATSMLHASAARGKRLDAFVVRKAQKAHGMQRRIEGTDVKGRRCLVVEDTSTTGGSPLTAVEAVREAGGEVVAVAVIVERGAAPAVAEAGLPYVNVYSVEELGLG comes from the coding sequence ATGACTGACGTACGGGCCGAGCTGCTCCAGCTGATCAAGGACATCGCCGTGGTGCACGGCAAAGTGACCCTCTCCTCCGGGCTTGAGGCCGACTGGTACATCGACCTGCGCCGGATCACGCTGGACGGCCACGCCGCTCCGCTGGTCGGTCAGGTCATGCTCGACGCCACGGCCGAGCTGGACTTCGACTGCGTGGGCGGTCTGACGCTGGGCGCCGACCCCGTGGCGACCTCGATGCTGCACGCGTCGGCCGCCCGCGGGAAGCGGCTGGACGCCTTCGTCGTCCGCAAGGCGCAGAAGGCGCACGGGATGCAGCGCCGGATCGAGGGCACCGACGTCAAGGGCCGCCGCTGCCTGGTCGTCGAGGACACGTCGACCACCGGCGGCTCGCCGCTGACCGCCGTCGAGGCCGTACGGGAAGCCGGCGGCGAGGTCGTGGCGGTCGCGGTCATCGTGGAGCGGGGTGCGGCCCCGGCCGTCGCGGAGGCGGGACTGCCGTACGTGAACGTGTACTCGGTCGAGGAGCTGGGACTCGGCTGA
- the fbaA gene encoding class II fructose-bisphosphate aldolase: MPIATPEVYNEMLDRAKAGKFAYPAINVTSSQTLHAALRGFAEAESDGIIQMSTGGAEFLGGQYNKDMVTGAVALAEFAHVVAAKYDITVALHTDHCPKDKLDGYVRPLLDISAERVQAGRNPLFQSHMWDGSAETLADNLAIGEELLAKAAAAKIILEVEITPTGGEEDGVSHEINDSLYTTVDDALRTAEALGLGEKGRYLLAASFGNVHGVYKPGNVVLRPELLKDLQEGVSAKYGKAAGSEPFDFVFHGGSGSSAEEIATALENGVVKMNLDTDTQYAFTRPVVDHAFRNYDGVLKVDGEVGDKKTYDPRTWGKLAEAGMAKRVTEACAALRSTGTRLK; this comes from the coding sequence ATGCCCATCGCAACCCCCGAGGTCTACAACGAGATGCTCGACCGGGCGAAGGCAGGCAAGTTCGCCTACCCGGCCATCAATGTGACTTCGTCCCAGACCCTGCACGCCGCGCTGCGCGGCTTCGCCGAGGCCGAGAGTGACGGCATCATCCAGATGTCCACGGGTGGTGCGGAGTTCCTCGGCGGGCAGTACAACAAGGACATGGTGACCGGCGCCGTCGCGCTCGCCGAGTTCGCGCATGTCGTCGCCGCCAAGTACGACATCACGGTCGCGCTGCACACCGACCACTGCCCCAAGGACAAGCTGGACGGCTATGTCCGCCCGCTGCTCGACATCTCCGCCGAGCGCGTCCAGGCCGGCCGTAACCCGCTCTTCCAGTCGCACATGTGGGACGGCTCGGCCGAGACCCTGGCCGACAACCTGGCCATCGGTGAGGAACTGCTCGCCAAGGCCGCCGCCGCCAAGATCATCCTTGAGGTCGAGATCACCCCGACCGGCGGCGAGGAGGACGGCGTCAGCCACGAGATCAACGACTCGCTCTACACGACGGTCGACGACGCGCTGCGCACCGCCGAGGCGCTGGGCCTGGGCGAGAAGGGCCGCTACCTGCTGGCTGCCTCCTTCGGCAACGTCCACGGTGTCTACAAGCCGGGCAACGTCGTGCTCCGTCCCGAGCTGCTGAAGGACCTCCAGGAGGGCGTCAGCGCCAAGTACGGCAAGGCGGCCGGCAGCGAGCCGTTCGACTTCGTCTTCCACGGCGGCTCGGGCTCGTCGGCCGAGGAGATCGCCACCGCGCTGGAGAACGGCGTCGTGAAGATGAACCTCGACACCGACACCCAGTACGCCTTCACCCGCCCGGTCGTGGACCACGCGTTCCGCAACTACGACGGTGTGCTGAAGGTCGACGGCGAGGTCGGCGACAAGAAGACCTACGACCCGCGCACCTGGGGCAAGCTGGCCGAGGCCGGCATGGCCAAGCGCGTCACCGAGGCGTGTGCCGCGCTGCGCTCCACCGGCACCCGGCTCAAGTAA